A DNA window from Dendrosporobacter quercicolus contains the following coding sequences:
- a CDS encoding sensor histidine kinase: MRFFFTLRVKLFLAIIGINLIAIIAIAVIFYKSSAQFLEQEYAKALIEYSFIGAKNLDQDFQTVYHSAVIASLDPEIKQALDNFQRFGQDRFLLTAAETLQKYKSENHRIDLIYLFLPNSDVLIKSSEYKPIQRISANLTPDWTALFQPTGLKQTLAPVYITDTFSVVPKPVFMYLKPIEINAEQKAWLAVLMDERRIYYNHLDSIAREHDINVYLVNQDREIVSSSNRQMQKDSFLPAAFMDSVTEPFVGKAVYQQDGTEYLGVYNKSPFSGYYTVLLAKRDNIIGRLLLLQYSIVSLAVAVLFLSLIPAYYMAKRVNKPIENLKQAMERISYGDLTAKATVYGHDEIGSLSAGFNDMVSHIRQLVEDLVTERTLKKQAELNALQYQIRPHFIYNTLNSIRFVAIMQGQKNIGSLLGKFIDLLQVSSNRKGSFASLRDELDTLKKYIALQQFRRMDSFTVAYRVDEAVLDYCAPRLILQPLVENSIVHGPSGNKPICHVTIGAELEQGCLVLYVEDDGKGMTREEIAAVYSENSIEKGEYTHIGIFNIRERLRLYYGDKGKLEYVSDGRTFTRAIIHIPASKDPRKYEL, translated from the coding sequence TTGAGATTTTTTTTTACCTTGCGCGTAAAACTGTTTTTAGCGATTATTGGTATTAATCTTATTGCAATAATCGCGATAGCTGTTATATTCTACAAAAGCTCCGCGCAATTTCTCGAGCAGGAATATGCAAAAGCCTTGATTGAATACTCCTTTATAGGCGCCAAAAATTTAGATCAAGACTTTCAGACTGTTTACCATTCGGCGGTCATTGCTTCTCTAGATCCGGAGATTAAGCAGGCTTTGGATAATTTTCAAAGGTTTGGTCAAGACCGTTTTCTTTTGACAGCGGCTGAGACGTTACAAAAATATAAGTCGGAGAATCACCGGATTGATTTAATTTATCTTTTCTTACCAAACAGCGATGTACTTATTAAATCGTCGGAATATAAGCCCATCCAAAGGATTTCTGCAAATTTAACGCCGGACTGGACGGCCTTGTTTCAACCCACCGGGTTGAAACAAACATTGGCCCCTGTTTATATTACTGATACATTCAGCGTTGTTCCTAAGCCGGTTTTTATGTATCTGAAGCCGATAGAAATAAATGCTGAACAGAAGGCTTGGCTGGCAGTTCTTATGGATGAACGCAGGATCTATTATAACCATTTGGACAGTATTGCGAGAGAACATGACATCAATGTCTATCTGGTCAATCAGGACAGGGAAATTGTCTCCAGCAGTAACCGTCAGATGCAAAAGGATAGCTTTTTACCTGCCGCTTTCATGGATTCAGTGACAGAACCTTTTGTCGGAAAGGCTGTTTATCAACAGGATGGCACCGAATATTTAGGTGTTTATAATAAATCGCCGTTTTCCGGTTATTATACGGTATTGCTGGCAAAGCGGGATAATATTATTGGACGTCTGCTGCTACTGCAATACAGCATTGTTTCCCTGGCTGTTGCAGTGCTGTTTTTATCTTTAATCCCGGCGTATTACATGGCCAAGCGGGTGAATAAGCCAATAGAAAATTTAAAGCAGGCAATGGAACGGATAAGTTACGGCGACTTGACGGCAAAAGCAACGGTTTACGGCCATGACGAAATTGGCAGTTTGAGCGCCGGGTTTAATGATATGGTCTCCCATATCCGGCAATTGGTTGAAGATTTGGTGACTGAGCGGACACTAAAAAAACAGGCTGAATTAAACGCATTGCAATACCAGATCAGGCCGCATTTTATTTATAACACATTAAACTCTATCCGATTTGTGGCCATTATGCAGGGACAAAAGAATATTGGCAGTCTCTTGGGAAAGTTTATTGACCTGCTGCAGGTCAGCAGCAATCGCAAGGGAAGTTTTGCCTCCCTGCGGGATGAACTGGATACATTGAAAAAATACATTGCTTTGCAGCAATTCCGGCGTATGGATAGTTTCACCGTCGCTTACCGGGTAGATGAAGCGGTACTGGACTACTGCGCACCCCGGCTTATTTTGCAGCCACTGGTCGAAAACAGCATAGTGCATGGTCCAAGCGGGAACAAGCCAATCTGCCATGTCACAATAGGCGCTGAGCTTGAACAGGGCTGTTTGGTTTTGTATGTTGAAGACGACGGCAAGGGAATGACCCGGGAAGAAATTGCCGCAGTATACTCAGAAAATTCAATTGAAAAAGGTGAATACACCCATATTGGAATATTTAATATTCGGGAGCGATTAAGACTTTATTATGGAGACAAAGGAAAACTGGAATATGTAAGTGATGGCCGGACGTTTACCAGGGCCATTATCCATATTCCGGCGTCTAAAGATCCGCGGAAATATGAACTGTAG
- a CDS encoding substrate-binding domain-containing protein — translation MEKFFLYVLIITTLLNISGCGIQEERDSIEQPRYTIGAVLKSLDSEHWLAVRSGMLRAAQEYHVNVIVLYASNESAVAEQKQMIWDILGNQIDVLAVASCDLTQSEDYLEYAKSKNIPVFMIDERVEGIPYIGSNNYRIGQMAGAYLAEQMSGDGKIGIIMGNRRQNAHLERVAGLEDYLAQHTQIRIVDSRQADSDLRQASIQAEEMLANFSDIDGIFVTSARMALGAIESERVMKKAKIYVVGVDTQNDAILAMIQGRIAALVSQNGYEIGYLTIRSIVEGLDNQTLNRTAYIENNLITKDNAAQYLAPSNQ, via the coding sequence ATGGAAAAGTTTTTTCTATACGTACTGATTATTACAACCTTGCTAAACATAAGCGGATGCGGTATTCAGGAAGAAAGGGACTCAATTGAACAGCCGAGATATACCATTGGAGCGGTTTTAAAATCCTTAGACAGCGAGCACTGGCTGGCTGTGCGGTCAGGAATGCTGCGGGCTGCGCAAGAGTATCACGTCAATGTGATTGTTTTATATGCCTCAAACGAATCTGCCGTTGCCGAGCAAAAACAAATGATTTGGGATATATTAGGCAATCAAATTGATGTATTGGCTGTTGCCTCCTGCGATTTAACCCAGAGCGAAGACTATCTGGAATATGCAAAGAGTAAAAACATTCCCGTATTTATGATTGATGAAAGGGTAGAAGGCATTCCTTATATTGGCTCCAATAATTACCGTATTGGACAAATGGCCGGGGCTTATTTAGCCGAGCAGATGAGCGGAGACGGAAAAATAGGAATTATTATGGGAAATCGGCGGCAAAATGCCCATCTTGAGCGGGTGGCGGGTCTTGAAGACTATCTTGCGCAGCATACGCAGATCAGAATTGTAGACTCCCGGCAGGCGGATAGTGATTTAAGGCAGGCATCCATCCAGGCTGAGGAAATGCTGGCCAATTTTTCTGATATTGACGGAATTTTTGTGACCAGCGCCCGCATGGCTTTAGGTGCGATTGAGTCTGAACGGGTAATGAAAAAGGCGAAGATTTATGTTGTTGGGGTAGATACGCAAAATGACGCAATTTTGGCCATGATACAGGGGCGAATTGCTGCACTGGTTTCGCAAAACGGATATGAAATCGGCTATTTGACGATTCGCTCGATTGTGGAGGGTTTAGACAATCAAACGCTGAATCGGACGGCTTATATTGAAAACAATTTGATTACAAAAGACAATGCAGCCCAGTATTTAGCGCCTTCAAATCAGTAA
- a CDS encoding response regulator yields the protein MIKVLLVDDDFLVRTYLKQLIDWEREGFYLLGAAKDGHEALQLASAQAPDLIITDVCMPVMDGVGLIRELKASGHPAGIIVLSCHDDFAFVKEAMQLGADEYLMKNDLDANYLIEVLNKVGNQIFRRHNCGMTKKRIHQLAEIGLEKLGCDFVVSLSEGNPPEEKIKAMAKEAGVSSPLASYAFLILKIGDWKKRKEALNEGERVVFQRSFLQMCQTALEGARYPAKQFSYCFQLSEAEYVVLLDFSAEVSTARKHQTLHMTAENLCRFGERYFNLDLLEGSSTIQSGIALLPQAYHQAQEALQHRFYDEGPIFLFDALSPFTYQLPRPAEEFLLQADRQIIKGPVEELEQDFAGVLDLLRARRVYPGLVRKWLKAVNEQAGIEQPDQFYQAIEKITDIAQCHQPYWQKAAVLSENYREGTHPAVRQAIAFIQKNYTRPLSLQDAAVFVQLNPAYFSSLFKKDTGITFSEYLLQCRMNKVKRLLFTTSRRLKDIARQSGFYDYRHFCKLFKMLTGKTPRNYRQSMVKENNTATFH from the coding sequence ATGATAAAGGTATTACTGGTAGATGATGACTTTTTGGTCCGAACCTATTTAAAGCAATTGATTGACTGGGAGCGCGAAGGCTTCTATTTGCTCGGCGCTGCAAAGGATGGCCATGAAGCCTTGCAGTTGGCGAGCGCACAAGCGCCTGACCTGATCATTACGGATGTCTGCATGCCGGTCATGGATGGTGTTGGATTGATTCGGGAATTAAAAGCAAGCGGGCATCCGGCTGGAATTATTGTATTAAGCTGTCACGATGACTTTGCTTTTGTGAAAGAAGCCATGCAATTAGGCGCCGATGAATACTTAATGAAAAATGATTTGGATGCGAACTATTTGATCGAGGTATTGAATAAAGTCGGTAATCAAATTTTTCGGCGTCACAACTGCGGGATGACAAAGAAACGCATTCATCAGTTGGCTGAAATTGGTTTGGAAAAATTGGGCTGTGATTTTGTTGTTTCTTTAAGCGAAGGGAATCCGCCGGAAGAAAAAATCAAAGCAATGGCTAAAGAGGCGGGCGTTTCATCACCTTTAGCCTCCTATGCTTTTTTAATCCTTAAAATTGGTGACTGGAAAAAAAGAAAAGAGGCTTTAAACGAAGGTGAGCGGGTGGTTTTTCAACGGTCATTTCTTCAAATGTGTCAAACGGCCCTGGAGGGAGCCCGTTATCCGGCAAAGCAGTTTTCTTATTGTTTTCAGCTGTCAGAAGCGGAATATGTGGTGCTGCTGGATTTTAGCGCAGAAGTCAGTACTGCACGAAAACACCAGACCCTGCATATGACGGCAGAGAACTTGTGCCGGTTTGGCGAGCGTTATTTTAACCTGGATCTGCTGGAGGGCTCCAGTACCATACAAAGCGGAATTGCATTGCTCCCTCAGGCCTATCATCAGGCGCAAGAGGCCTTGCAGCATCGTTTTTATGACGAAGGGCCCATTTTCCTGTTTGATGCCCTCTCGCCATTTACTTATCAACTGCCCAGGCCTGCAGAAGAGTTTCTCCTGCAGGCGGACAGACAGATCATTAAGGGGCCGGTTGAGGAACTGGAGCAGGATTTCGCCGGTGTTCTGGACTTATTACGGGCCAGACGGGTGTATCCCGGCCTGGTAAGAAAATGGCTGAAGGCAGTAAATGAACAAGCCGGCATTGAACAACCAGACCAGTTTTACCAGGCGATAGAGAAAATTACGGATATTGCCCAATGTCATCAACCCTATTGGCAAAAGGCAGCGGTTTTATCGGAAAACTACAGGGAAGGAACCCATCCGGCTGTCCGGCAGGCAATTGCATTCATTCAAAAAAATTATACACGACCCTTGTCTTTGCAAGATGCAGCGGTTTTTGTCCAGCTAAATCCGGCCTATTTTAGTTCTTTGTTCAAAAAGGATACCGGTATAACTTTTTCAGAATATCTATTGCAGTGCCGCATGAATAAAGTAAAAAGATTATTATTTACCACGAGCCGCCGGTTGAAGGATATTGCCCGGCAGTCCGGTTTTTACGATTACCGTCATTTTTGCAAATTATTTAAAATGCTTACCGGTAAAACGCCTCGTAATTACCGGCAGTCTATGGTCAAAGAGAATAATACGGCAACTTTTCATTAA
- a CDS encoding sugar porter family MFS transporter, producing MEAKQQVFSANANHSQAYLRTIMIIATFGGLLFGYDTGVINGALPYMSTPDQLNLTPLTEGIVASSLLLGAAFGSVIGGRMSDHQGRRKNIIQLAILFFAATLGCGFSPNAEAMIVFRFALGLAVGGASVTVPTYLAEVSPLEQRGRIVTQNELMIVSGQFLAFICNAVLGVTLGDSGHVWRYMLLVAALPAIVLFFGMLRMPESPRWLALKGQVDAALGILKKVRTSEELAVAELNEIMDNIAAEKDSGRVTFKDLRIPWIRRIILVGIGIATTTQLTGVNTIMYYGTQILKEAGFSTQAALIGNTLNGLTSVVAVCVGIVLIGKVKRRPMLMTGLAGTSMSLLLISIASYWFAGSPLLPYIVLGLTVLFLAFMQGCIGPTLWLILAEIIPLRLRGLGMGICILFHWITNFFVGLTFPVLMSTLGLHFTFLIFVVIGIGSILFVKFFVPETKDYSLEELERFFRDFQNKEVLRSGLGKSS from the coding sequence TTGGAAGCTAAGCAACAGGTATTTTCCGCAAATGCGAATCATTCACAGGCATATCTACGGACAATTATGATTATTGCCACTTTCGGCGGTCTGTTATTTGGCTATGACACCGGTGTTATTAACGGAGCCTTACCGTATATGTCGACGCCGGATCAGCTGAATTTAACGCCGTTAACAGAAGGAATTGTCGCCAGTTCCTTGCTGCTGGGCGCAGCCTTCGGCTCTGTTATCGGCGGACGGATGTCTGACCATCAGGGGCGCAGAAAAAATATTATTCAGCTGGCCATATTGTTTTTTGCCGCCACACTGGGCTGTGGTTTTTCGCCCAATGCCGAAGCGATGATTGTTTTTCGCTTTGCTCTTGGCTTGGCCGTTGGGGGCGCGTCGGTCACGGTGCCGACTTATCTGGCAGAAGTTTCACCATTGGAGCAAAGAGGGCGTATTGTTACCCAAAATGAACTCATGATTGTCAGCGGCCAGTTTTTGGCCTTTATCTGTAATGCGGTTCTTGGCGTTACGCTGGGGGACAGCGGCCATGTCTGGCGTTATATGCTGTTGGTAGCCGCCTTACCGGCTATTGTGCTGTTTTTTGGCATGCTGCGGATGCCGGAAAGCCCGCGCTGGTTAGCGTTAAAAGGACAGGTCGACGCAGCACTGGGCATATTGAAAAAGGTGCGTACGTCTGAAGAGCTTGCTGTTGCAGAGTTAAACGAGATTATGGACAATATTGCGGCGGAAAAAGATTCCGGCCGGGTAACCTTCAAAGATTTGCGCATACCCTGGATTCGCCGTATTATATTAGTAGGAATTGGCATTGCGACAACAACGCAGTTGACCGGCGTCAATACGATTATGTATTATGGCACGCAAATTTTAAAGGAAGCCGGTTTCAGCACGCAGGCAGCTCTGATTGGCAATACATTGAACGGGCTGACTTCGGTTGTAGCCGTTTGCGTCGGCATCGTACTGATTGGCAAAGTCAAACGGCGCCCCATGCTGATGACAGGCTTGGCCGGGACCAGCATGTCGCTGTTGCTCATTAGTATTGCATCCTATTGGTTTGCTGGATCACCATTGCTTCCTTATATTGTTCTTGGGCTGACAGTGCTTTTCCTGGCTTTTATGCAAGGATGTATAGGGCCGACCTTATGGTTGATTCTTGCTGAAATTATTCCCCTGCGGCTGCGGGGGCTGGGAATGGGGATCTGCATATTGTTCCACTGGATTACTAATTTTTTCGTGGGGCTTACCTTTCCGGTCTTAATGAGTACCTTGGGTTTGCACTTTACATTTCTGATTTTTGTGGTCATTGGCATTGGTTCCATTTTATTTGTAAAATTCTTTGTTCCGGAAACCAAAGACTACTCACTGGAAGAACTTGAAAGGTTTTTCCGCGACTTTCAAAATAAGGAAGTCCTGCGGTCGGGCTTAGGCAAAAGTTCATAA
- a CDS encoding TIM barrel protein, whose protein sequence is MMRPCACIDTLYTELPWEERFRAAKQDGFEAVEFWDWRSRDLDLIRASAEQAEIKISGFNGDADFSLIDPRHKQPYVAFLQQSIAAAKKVGAESVTIHSNALGSNGEVLHNYPELSETVKLCSMYDTLRACARLAEEHNINIHLEALNTTTDHVGNFLQHTQMAAEMTGLIQSPKLKILYDIYHMQLNEGSICDTLDKYYDQIGHIHVADAPGRHEPGTGEINYMNVFRKLKALQYTGRIGYELFPESNTQQAVKAIKLYWNMSNEV, encoded by the coding sequence ATGATGAGGCCTTGTGCGTGCATTGATACGCTATATACGGAATTGCCGTGGGAAGAGCGTTTTCGGGCGGCAAAGCAGGATGGCTTTGAAGCGGTGGAGTTTTGGGACTGGCGCAGCCGCGATCTTGATTTAATCCGAGCTTCGGCAGAGCAGGCTGAAATAAAAATCAGCGGCTTCAACGGGGATGCTGATTTTTCGCTAATCGATCCCAGGCATAAGCAACCGTATGTTGCTTTTTTGCAGCAGTCGATTGCTGCGGCAAAAAAAGTCGGCGCTGAAAGTGTTACCATTCATTCCAATGCGCTTGGTTCCAACGGCGAGGTTCTCCACAACTATCCTGAGTTGTCGGAGACGGTTAAACTCTGCTCGATGTATGATACATTACGGGCCTGCGCCAGATTGGCGGAGGAGCATAATATCAATATACATTTGGAGGCGCTGAATACCACTACGGATCATGTCGGCAATTTTTTGCAGCATACGCAAATGGCGGCAGAGATGACAGGCTTGATTCAATCGCCAAAACTCAAAATTTTATATGATATTTATCACATGCAATTAAATGAAGGCAGTATCTGCGATACACTGGATAAATATTATGACCAGATCGGCCATATTCATGTAGCCGATGCTCCCGGACGTCATGAACCCGGTACGGGAGAAATTAATTATATGAATGTATTCAGGAAGCTGAAGGCGCTGCAGTATACCGGGCGGATTGGTTATGAACTGTTTCCCGAGAGCAATACGCAACAGGCGGTAAAGGCGATTAAGCTCTATTGGAATATGTCAAATGAAGTTTAA
- a CDS encoding [Fe-Fe] hydrogenase large subunit C-terminal domain-containing protein, whose product MQTFKDLYKKIQNATAGGEPRRDLFDDFDQSQLNCLFQPEIHPVFWSLEACLVKASEAGKNITKDVRACIESLHSKKKLAYALIAPAFIGQFSEEVTPGMLRNVFKQMGFDGMVEIAVFADILTLKEALEFDKNINTENDYQLTSCCCPMWIAMIRKIYSELMPHVPATVSPMIAAGRTVKILQPDALTVFIGPCVAKKAEAKEPDLQGAIDHVLTFQETQELFALLNVDLTLFAANEKENSSRAGRIYARVGGVSEAVKNTVERLNPDRKIAIKTRQADGVVNCKAMINELVSGRISANFFEGMGCIGGCVGGPKSIINKDEARDQVNAYGEKALYPTPIDNPYVIELLHRLGFDTPESLIEDNQFFTRKF is encoded by the coding sequence ATGCAGACATTTAAAGATTTGTACAAGAAAATTCAGAATGCGACCGCTGGTGGCGAACCACGCAGAGACCTGTTCGATGACTTCGATCAAAGTCAGTTGAATTGCCTTTTTCAGCCGGAGATTCACCCGGTCTTCTGGAGCCTGGAGGCCTGCCTGGTCAAAGCCTCTGAAGCCGGCAAGAATATCACCAAAGACGTGCGGGCCTGTATAGAGTCTCTGCACAGCAAAAAGAAACTGGCTTACGCCCTGATTGCGCCCGCCTTTATCGGTCAATTCAGCGAAGAAGTCACGCCAGGCATGCTGCGCAATGTGTTTAAACAAATGGGCTTCGACGGCATGGTCGAGATTGCCGTTTTTGCCGATATCCTTACCCTGAAAGAAGCGCTGGAGTTTGACAAAAATATCAATACGGAAAATGACTACCAGCTGACAAGCTGCTGCTGCCCGATGTGGATCGCGATGATCCGCAAAATATACAGCGAGCTGATGCCCCATGTCCCAGCTACCGTGTCGCCAATGATCGCGGCGGGCCGTACGGTAAAAATTCTTCAGCCTGATGCTCTGACCGTGTTTATAGGTCCTTGCGTCGCCAAGAAAGCGGAGGCGAAAGAACCGGATTTGCAGGGAGCCATTGACCATGTGCTGACCTTCCAGGAAACCCAGGAGCTATTTGCTCTCCTGAATGTAGACTTAACACTGTTTGCCGCCAATGAAAAAGAAAACTCCTCCCGGGCCGGACGGATTTACGCCCGGGTAGGCGGCGTCAGCGAGGCTGTAAAAAATACAGTCGAACGTCTTAATCCGGACCGGAAAATTGCGATTAAAACGCGTCAGGCCGATGGAGTGGTCAATTGCAAGGCTATGATCAATGAATTGGTGTCCGGAAGGATCAGCGCCAATTTTTTCGAAGGCATGGGCTGCATTGGGGGCTGCGTGGGCGGGCCAAAGTCCATTATTAACAAGGATGAGGCCCGGGATCAGGTCAACGCTTATGGCGAAAAGGCCCTTTATCCCACGCCGATTGACAACCCCTATGTCATTGAGCTGCTGCACCGGCTGGGCTTCGACACCCCGGAAAGCCTGATAGAGGATAATCAATTTTTCACCCGCAAATTTTGA
- a CDS encoding sigma 54-interacting transcriptional regulator, giving the protein MANLCLKICNQDRVGLVLDISRILARQNINILSMEVLPDITYLEIESLSSNKEIALIAQLGKIPQVGTVDKISRMPYQEREQELKAVMDTIGDAILAINHQEIITHFNTAAENMLNFKKEEVIGAKINDIFLSEIPIADILHTGRPYNNREIIVTTTNGKHHYLTSGRPIKDDGGVIIGAVAVLMAMKDVKELVYSVTKPDINSFEQILHVSRVMENTINVARRVAQNDSTVLIRGESGTGKELFARSIHMASPRREKVFAPVNCAALPDALLESELFGYEEGAFTGAKKYGKTGLFEYANGGTIFLDEIGELSISLQAKLLRVLQEGKIKRIGGNQEISVDVRIIAATHSNLEKMVRQNNFREDLYYRLNVIPLHIPPLRERREDLPLLIESMLFKKNHRLKKQVKHILKPAMEKLLQHDWSGNVRELENVMERAVSFSSHGEITPDDIILDHITPEKPAVPSVPSAPDKPRKLKEILDEIEYTILRETISKYGTSRQVAKILGLSHTGVLNRMKKYNIPVRQSTP; this is encoded by the coding sequence ATGGCCAATCTTTGTTTGAAAATCTGCAATCAGGATCGGGTGGGACTTGTTCTTGATATTTCGCGTATCCTCGCCAGACAAAATATCAATATTCTCTCCATGGAAGTCCTGCCCGATATCACCTACCTGGAAATTGAATCTCTGTCTTCCAATAAAGAAATTGCCCTCATTGCCCAATTGGGTAAAATCCCGCAGGTCGGCACTGTGGATAAAATATCCCGTATGCCTTATCAGGAACGGGAACAAGAATTAAAAGCCGTAATGGATACCATTGGCGATGCTATATTAGCCATTAATCATCAGGAGATCATCACTCATTTTAATACTGCCGCCGAAAACATGCTGAACTTTAAAAAAGAGGAGGTCATCGGCGCCAAAATTAATGATATTTTTTTGTCGGAAATACCGATAGCGGATATCCTGCACACCGGCCGGCCCTATAATAACCGCGAAATTATCGTTACTACCACCAATGGCAAACACCATTACCTTACCAGCGGGCGGCCGATAAAGGATGACGGCGGCGTCATTATCGGCGCAGTTGCAGTATTGATGGCAATGAAAGATGTAAAAGAATTGGTGTATTCGGTAACGAAACCCGACATTAACAGCTTTGAGCAAATTTTGCATGTCAGCCGGGTAATGGAAAATACGATCAATGTGGCAAGACGGGTTGCCCAGAATGATTCCACCGTGCTTATCCGCGGTGAAAGCGGCACCGGAAAAGAGCTTTTTGCCAGATCCATTCACATGGCAAGCCCGCGACGGGAAAAAGTTTTTGCACCGGTTAATTGCGCCGCGCTGCCGGATGCCCTGCTGGAAAGTGAGCTGTTCGGGTATGAAGAGGGCGCTTTTACCGGAGCAAAAAAGTATGGTAAGACCGGACTTTTTGAATATGCCAATGGCGGGACAATATTTTTAGATGAAATTGGCGAGCTTTCCATCAGTCTGCAGGCAAAATTATTGCGGGTACTGCAGGAAGGAAAAATCAAACGTATTGGCGGCAATCAGGAAATCAGTGTCGATGTCCGGATTATTGCCGCAACGCACAGCAACTTAGAAAAGATGGTTCGCCAAAATAATTTCCGCGAGGATTTATACTACCGGTTGAATGTCATTCCCCTGCACATTCCGCCCCTGCGTGAACGCAGGGAAGATTTACCCCTGCTCATTGAAAGTATGTTGTTTAAGAAAAACCATCGCCTGAAAAAGCAGGTTAAACATATTTTAAAGCCTGCGATGGAAAAATTGCTTCAGCACGACTGGTCTGGAAACGTGCGGGAATTAGAAAATGTAATGGAACGCGCCGTTAGTTTTTCCTCTCACGGCGAAATCACCCCGGATGACATTATCCTGGACCATATCACGCCTGAAAAGCCCGCTGTTCCTTCAGTGCCTTCAGCGCCTGACAAGCCCAGAAAATTGAAAGAAATACTGGATGAAATAGAGTACACTATTCTTCGCGAAACGATCAGTAAGTACGGAACATCCCGCCAGGTTGCTAAAATACTCGGCTTGTCTCACACCGGGGTATTAAACCGGATGAAAAAATATAACATTCCCGTCCGTCAGTCCACCCCCTGA
- the ald gene encoding alanine dehydrogenase, whose translation MIIGVAKEIKNNETRVGLTPAGTEVLCKAGHTVMIEKGAGVGCGFADESYQQTGGLIIADKKELFDRAEMIIKVKEPLAEEYGLFHEGQILYTYLHLAPEPKLAHALLEKKVIGIAYETIVGPNNSLPLLSPMSEVAGRMAVQIGAQLLEKPWGGKGILLGGVPGVEAAQVVIVGGGNVGTNAAKIATGMGARVTVLDKSTARLAYLDDIFGGRVVTVMSNSYNIASWVKKADLVVGAVLIPGAKAPKLVSEEMVKSMEAGSVIVDVAIDQGGSVATIDRVTTHSEPTFVKHGVVHYSVANMPGAASRTATLALTNATMDYALQIANKGWKQAVLDNPGLAQGVNVLDGKVTYKAVADSLNLPYAALETLIG comes from the coding sequence ATGATTATTGGCGTAGCGAAAGAGATTAAGAACAATGAAACCCGTGTCGGCTTGACGCCGGCAGGTACTGAGGTTCTGTGTAAAGCCGGACATACGGTAATGATTGAAAAGGGCGCAGGCGTTGGCTGCGGGTTCGCGGATGAAAGCTATCAACAAACCGGCGGATTAATTATTGCTGATAAAAAAGAGTTGTTTGACCGGGCTGAAATGATCATCAAAGTAAAAGAACCTTTGGCCGAAGAATATGGACTTTTTCATGAAGGACAGATCCTTTACACTTATCTGCATTTAGCGCCTGAGCCTAAACTGGCGCATGCTTTATTGGAAAAGAAAGTTATTGGCATCGCTTATGAAACCATTGTAGGACCTAACAATAGCTTGCCGCTGTTATCGCCGATGAGTGAAGTTGCAGGCCGTATGGCTGTGCAAATCGGCGCACAGCTTTTGGAAAAGCCTTGGGGCGGAAAGGGTATTCTCTTAGGCGGTGTACCAGGCGTGGAAGCTGCGCAGGTTGTCATTGTCGGCGGCGGCAATGTTGGTACAAATGCGGCTAAAATCGCAACCGGCATGGGCGCACGGGTTACCGTTCTTGATAAATCCACTGCGCGTCTGGCTTATCTGGATGACATTTTCGGCGGCAGAGTAGTCACCGTCATGTCCAACAGCTATAATATCGCCAGCTGGGTTAAAAAAGCCGACCTTGTAGTTGGCGCCGTTCTCATTCCCGGTGCAAAGGCTCCGAAACTGGTAAGTGAAGAAATGGTTAAATCGATGGAAGCCGGATCGGTTATTGTGGATGTGGCCATTGACCAGGGCGGTTCGGTCGCTACCATTGACCGGGTTACTACGCACAGTGAGCCGACCTTTGTCAAACATGGCGTAGTTCATTATTCCGTGGCGAATATGCCTGGCGCGGCATCCCGTACTGCTACTCTGGCATTGACTAACGCTACTATGGACTATGCGCTGCAAATTGCTAATAAAGGCTGGAAACAAGCTGTGCTTGACAATCCTGGACTGGCTCAGGGGGTTAATGTTCTTGACGGCAAAGTTACCTACAAAGCTGTAGCTGACTCCTTGAACCTGCCTTATGCGGCTTTGGAAACGCTCATCGGCTAA